The following proteins come from a genomic window of Lolium rigidum isolate FL_2022 chromosome 5, APGP_CSIRO_Lrig_0.1, whole genome shotgun sequence:
- the LOC124656849 gene encoding replication protein A 70 kDa DNA-binding subunit C-like: protein MDMIREGHVYDIRKFFVFPKKYVFRPVDGKVMIKFTRYTSVVERNGLDALFPFCTYELTPFGQLPKPSDMPERFSDVLGVITGVSDAVQYHSASRSEPSTKRIIHIKDLSGNQLSVILWGETAAGFDGDGIMELGKTEPIIAIFVGTLVKSYDGRRGVSGSAACRWYINENLPDIVNFRRGLRGQVPVIEHIHLPGQTTAEIQAQVNLETKTLEELVTIDIFEFRDARFYCTATLAKLSPGQRWWFSSCTTCHKTALLSGPGYKCSDPECLGTDALPRYKICFVVTDGETEAEFVFFDRVGRELLGLPLITLLRHGHAPGATLAQVLEAARGDDSVPKEITSWLLLYLKLFGFVHYVIVFSTPPSIIKPPPVGALPTVIESNVRRNSFPPPVTLV, encoded by the exons ATGGACATGATCAGGGAAGGACACGTCTATGACATCAGGAAGTTCTTTGTTTTCCCAAAGAAGTATGTCTTTCGTCCGGTCGATGGAAAGGTCATGATCAAGTTCACAAGATACACTTCTGTTGTCGAGAGGAACGGCCTGGACGCTCTTTTTCCATTCTGCACTTATGAGCTGACTCCTTTTGGTCAGCTTCCGAAACCTTCGGACATGCCCGAGCGATTctcag ATGTGCTTGGAGTTATTACTGGTGTTTCTGATGCGGTTCAGTACCATAGTGCAAGCAGGTCTGAGCCTTCCACAAAGAGGATAATACACATAAAAGACTTATC TGGAAATCAGCTCAGTGTCATTCTGTGGGGCGAAACAGCTGCTGGTTTTGATGGTGATGGAATTATGGAGCTTGGCAAAACTGAACCAATCATAGCTATCTTTGTTGGGACACTGGTTAAGAGCTATGATG GTCGCAGGGGTGTCAGTGGAAGTGCTGCGTGCCGTTGGTACATCAATGAGAATCTTCCTGATATTGTCAACTTTCGTCGCGG ACTGCGTGGTCAAGTGCCAGTCATTGAGCATATCCATCTCCCTGGTCAGACAACTGCTGAGATCCAGGCACAGGTCAACCTGGAGACTAAAACGTTGGAGGAGCTGGTTACTATTGATATATTTGAGTTCAGG GATGCTCGTTTTTACTGCACGGCTACCCTTGCCAAGCTGAGTCCTGGACAGCGTTGGTGGTTTTCTTCTTGCACTACTTGCCACAAGACAGCATTGCTGAGTGGTCCTGGTTATAAATGTTCAGATCCCGAGTGTCTGGGCACAGATGCGCTTCCAAG GTACAAGATTTGTTTCGTGGTTACGGATGGTGAAACTGAAGCTGAGTTTGTCTTCTTCGATAGAGTCGGGAGAGAGCTCCTTGGACTGCCCCTGATCACTCTCTTGCGCCACGGTCATGCGCCTGGTGCGACTTTGGCACAAGTTCTTGAGGCTGCACGTGGAGATGATTCTGTTCCAAAGGAGATCACTTC ATGGTTACTTCTGTACCTCAAGCTGTTTGGGTTTGTTCACTATGTCATTGTTTTT agcactcctccttccattaTAAAGCCACCGCCGGTCGGTGCTTTGCCAACTGTTATTGAAAGCAATGTTCGACGCAACTCGTTTCCTCCGCCGGTAACTCTCGTGTAG